The genomic window TATAGAAATAAATCTGCATTCTTAAAGTTTCAAAGCTTCCGTTGTTAAGAAAAATACTATTTCAGCTATTCGTAATCGCCTGCATGTTGGCCGCGGCCAACGCCGGCTACATCGGAGCCTTGCCTTCCGCTCTGCAGTATCAGATCGCGCCGATAGCGCATATTCAACCCCATGCCATCACGTCAACGTCCGACAACATTCTACGCAGTCATGGTAATCTGGCGCAGGTGGCAACGCAAACCAAGACCATCGATACGCCCTTCTCTAGCTCAAGCAAGGCAGACATCCGTGTGACTAACCCGGCTGTCACCACCTACGCTCATCTTGCTCATCCAGCCCCGTTGACATACGCCGCGGCCGCTGTACCGGCCCTATCGGCTATACGCCCGGCCGCTCTTGGAGTCGCTTACTCGCCGGCCGTCGAGGTATCTCACATGAGCTACAGCAGCCCGATCGGAATCGCCTATGCCTATTAAATCGATC from Solenopsis invicta isolate M01_SB chromosome 2, UNIL_Sinv_3.0, whole genome shotgun sequence includes these protein-coding regions:
- the LOC105200838 gene encoding cuticle protein 67, whose protein sequence is MAAKLFVIACMLAAANAGYIGALPSALQYQIAPIAHIQPHAITSTSDNILRSHGNLAQVATQTKTIDTPFSSSSKADIRVTNPAVTTYAHLAHPAPLTYAAAAVPALSAIRPAALGVAYSPAVEVSHMSYSSPIGIAYAY